A window of Solanum stenotomum isolate F172 chromosome 3, ASM1918654v1, whole genome shotgun sequence contains these coding sequences:
- the LOC125860071 gene encoding uncharacterized protein LOC125860071 isoform X2 — MESSEITEEEARSQKMAGTVNWGTATVIGVFAGLFYGGSKEAAASVSKDAEVMLKLGSTPDKREQYRLMRDAMEKRFIRVTRGSIVGGIRLGMFTAAFYGLQNLLAEKRGVHDVYNVVGAGSATAATFGLIMPGSLQWRARNVMLGSALGAAVCFPLGWLHLKLVEKANEGTGTTDGNEVKGGVGAAIERLEGHLNKGDVKST, encoded by the exons ATGGAATCCTCAGAGATAACTGAAGAGGAAGCG AGATCTCAGAAAATGGCAGGAACTGTAAACTGGGGCACTGCTACTGTAATTGGGGTATTTGCTGGCCTTTTTTATGGAGGTAGCAAGGAGGCTGCTGCTTCTGTT AGCAAGGATGCTGAGGTGATGTTAAAGCTTGGGAGTACACCAGATAAGCGTGAACAGTATCGGCTCATGAGAGATGCTATGGAAAAAAGATTTATACGAGTCACTCGGGGCTCAATAGTTGGTGGAATACGCCTTGGAATGTTCACTGCTGCTTTTTATGGATTGCAGAATCTGCTTGCTGAAAAGCGTGGTGTGCATGATGTTTATAATGTTGTTGGAGCTGGTTCTGCTACAGCTGCAACATTTGGCCTAATTA TGCCAGGATCACTCCAATGGCGTGCGAGAAATGTGATGTTGGGTTCTGCTTTGGGTGCTGCAGTTTGCTTCCCTCTTG GGTGGCTTCATTTGAAGCTTGTAGAGAAAGCCAATGAAGGGACAGGGACAACTGATGGCAATGAAGTGAAGGGTGGTGTAGGTGCTGCAATTGAGAGACTTGAAGGGCACTTGAACAAAGGTGATGTTAAATCCACATGA
- the LOC125860071 gene encoding uncharacterized protein LOC125860071 isoform X1: MESSEITEEEAVPNRSQKMAGTVNWGTATVIGVFAGLFYGGSKEAAASVSKDAEVMLKLGSTPDKREQYRLMRDAMEKRFIRVTRGSIVGGIRLGMFTAAFYGLQNLLAEKRGVHDVYNVVGAGSATAATFGLIMPGSLQWRARNVMLGSALGAAVCFPLGWLHLKLVEKANEGTGTTDGNEVKGGVGAAIERLEGHLNKGDVKST; the protein is encoded by the exons ATGGAATCCTCAGAGATAACTGAAGAGGAAGCGGTACCtaat AGATCTCAGAAAATGGCAGGAACTGTAAACTGGGGCACTGCTACTGTAATTGGGGTATTTGCTGGCCTTTTTTATGGAGGTAGCAAGGAGGCTGCTGCTTCTGTT AGCAAGGATGCTGAGGTGATGTTAAAGCTTGGGAGTACACCAGATAAGCGTGAACAGTATCGGCTCATGAGAGATGCTATGGAAAAAAGATTTATACGAGTCACTCGGGGCTCAATAGTTGGTGGAATACGCCTTGGAATGTTCACTGCTGCTTTTTATGGATTGCAGAATCTGCTTGCTGAAAAGCGTGGTGTGCATGATGTTTATAATGTTGTTGGAGCTGGTTCTGCTACAGCTGCAACATTTGGCCTAATTA TGCCAGGATCACTCCAATGGCGTGCGAGAAATGTGATGTTGGGTTCTGCTTTGGGTGCTGCAGTTTGCTTCCCTCTTG GGTGGCTTCATTTGAAGCTTGTAGAGAAAGCCAATGAAGGGACAGGGACAACTGATGGCAATGAAGTGAAGGGTGGTGTAGGTGCTGCAATTGAGAGACTTGAAGGGCACTTGAACAAAGGTGATGTTAAATCCACATGA
- the LOC125860436 gene encoding uncharacterized protein LOC125860436 isoform X2 yields the protein MATDDNENAGGVNALRRLKSTEPPLYLSASPELSEAARLACKYLYSSLKPYTPKSPFAQLLTDGFDAEQIWQQIDLQSEPLLTSLGRQIRQFEKKPEEISKSFNLGSGNSGKKNNLEREKEELALDGESEDFKDVDMNDSDDDDDDEEEEEEEVDEEEEGDDGEKSEDAEENGGVGGVEDKFFKIDELEEYMEYDEAREYGLKGKTKKTRSNKKKEEEEEEDGEEGDKEDEEEDDELGLMGLGDDEDEGTEIARYEDFFGSKKGTGQKKTVKSSDLSDDMGTDDDMIDDNDDNQKQSLSTHEKELEKLRSTIEDMEKANLEEKSWTMQGEVTAARRPKNSALEVDLDFEHNVRPAPVITEEVTATLEEIIQKRIIEGRFDDVQKRPSLPSRAPRETKELDDNKSKKGLGEIYEEEYVQKTGLVSTAISFSDEQKKEATMLFKKLCLKLDALSHFHFTPKPVIEDMSIQANVPALAMEEIAPMAVSDAAMLAPEEVFTGKGDVKEETELTQAERKRRRANKKRKFKAESAKRTVKPVPENTLTNGVEGNDKS from the exons ATGGCAACCGACGACAACGAAAATGCTGGCGGCGTTAATGCCCTCCGGCGGCTTAAATCAACTGAACCACCTCTTTATCTTTCAGCATCACCGGAACTCTCCGAAGCCGCTCGATTAGCTTGTAAGTACCTATACTCTTCTCTCAAACCCTACACTCCGAAGTCGCCCTTCGCTCAGCTCTTGACAGATGGTTTTGATGCCGAACAAATATGGCAGCAAATTGACCTTCAATCCGAGCCCTTACTTACATCCCTCGGTCGTCAAATCAGACAATTTGAGAAGAAACCGGAAGAAATTTCAAAGAGTTTTAATTTAGGTTCAGGTAACAGtggaaaaaagaataatttagaGAGGGAGAAAGAGGAACTGGCATTGgatggagaaagtgaagactTTAAAGATGTAGATATGAATGattctgatgatgatgatgatgatgaggaggaggaggaggaggaggtagATGAAGAAGAGGAGGGTGATGATGGTGAGAAGAGCGAAGACGCGGAGGAGAATGGTGGGGTAGGGGGAGTGGAAGATAAGTTTTTCAAGATAGATGAGTTGGAAGAGTATATGGAGTATGATGAAGCAAGGGAGTATGGATTGAAGGGAAAGACTAAGAAGACAAGAAGTAACAAGAaaaaggaggaggaagaggaagaagatggTGAAGAAGGCGACAAGGAGGACGAAGAGGAAGATGACGAG CTTGGGTTAATGGGCCTCGgagatgatgaagatgaaggTACAGAAATTGCCAG ATATGAGGACTTTTTTGGTTCGAAAAAGGGTACTGGACAGAAGAAAACTGTTAAATCATCGGATCTATCAGATGACATGGGAACCGATGATGACATGATTGATGATAATGATGACAATCAG AAGCAAAGCCTTTCTACCCATGAAAAAGAGCTTGAAAAACTCCGATCTACAATTGAGGATATGGAGAAAGCAAACTTGGAAGAGAAGTCCTGGACTATGCAAGGAGAA GTAACTGCTGCAAGAAGGCCAAAGAATAGTGCATTGGAAGTTGATCTGGATTTTGAGCACAATGTGAGACCTGCCCCTGTAATCACTGAAGAGGTTACTGCAACACTTGAAGAAATAATTCAGAAACGTATCATTGAG GGCCGATTTGATGATGTTCAGAAGCGTCCTAGCTTGCCATCCAGAGCACCGCGAGAAACAAAAGAACTG GATGACAATAAAAGCAAAAAGGGACTTGGCGAAATTTATGAG GAGGAATATGTCCAGAAGACTGGCCTTGTGTCAACAGCAATATCCTTCTCAGATGAGCAGAAAAAAGAG GCCACTATGCTGTTTAAGAAACTGTGCTTGAAGTTGGATGCTCTGTCTCATTTCCACTTCACTCCAAAACCG GTGATAGAAGATATGTCTATACAAGCAAATGTCCCTGCACTTGCAATGGAAGAG ATTGCACCTATGGCGGTCTCTGATGCAGCTATGCTGGCTCCCGAGGAAGTATTTACTGGCAAAGGAGATGTTAAAGAAGAAACAGAGTTGACACAAGCAGAGAGAAAAAGGAGGAGGGCgaacaagaaaaggaaatttaAAG CTGAGTCAGCAAAAAGAACAGTAAAGCCGGTTCCAGAAAATACATTAACTAATGGTGTTGAGG GTAATGATAAGTCATAA
- the LOC125860073 gene encoding glutaredoxin has product MGSMFSSPQFTKEQMEIALTKAKQIVSSNPVVVFSKTYCGYCTRVKQLLSQLGATFKVIELDQESDGDEVQQALLEWTRQRTVPNVFIGGEHVGGCDSVLEKHQQGKLLPMLKDAAAIPNNPAKV; this is encoded by the exons ATGGGATCAATGTTCAGTTCACCTCAGTTTACCAAAGAACAAATGGAGATCGCTCTTACCAAAGCCAAGCAGATCGTTTCCTCTAATCCTGTTGTTGTATTCAG TAAAACATACTGCGGATATTGCACGAGGGTGAAGCAACTTCTTTCCCAGCTTGGTGCTACTTTTAAAGTTATTGAACTTGACCAGGAAA GTGATGGAGATGAGGTACAACAAGCATTACTAGAATGGACTAGGCAGAGGACTGTGCCTAACGTGTTTATTGGGGGAGAACATGTTGGTGGCTGCGACA GCGTATTAGAGAAGCATCAACAGGGAAAGCTACTTCCCATGCTGAAGGATGCCGCTGCTATTCCCAACAATCCTGCCAAAGTCTAG
- the LOC125860063 gene encoding uncharacterized protein LOC125860063: MGREKLFLWLILHFCIFVVLSNGVRCDGSEVTLKLLTTPREFTNRNFANFAFQVLAGGNGDICADCSTSCKLDDYVPAVCEGGEVSYTRLLDGNHTFEVCTNGSLGVGCAHYNWTVDTIPPTAYITTPTSFTNASNVSVDITFTEPCWSQGGFGCASTNSCNLLVYGAGQVVPNTLNVIEPDLKFSVVVSLSTRDQYGRVILVMDKNFCSDPAGNKFRRTDNSSLFIHFDRRTVFADIRTHIPERLLQIDSETRTVRATNSTENMEVYLYFNEPISNSSTEILNSLSISQGLLTPISENSFGERRFGFQVRGISQTAIVTLSVRSDLILSWQGTSIAPVAPVTFLYDMQRPAVRLSTTSRMRTCDEQIPVLIKFVKPVFGFNSSHVSISGGQLQSFQEMSRSMYIVNIQARDDFVSVSIPENVTGDVAGNMNLQSNILRLKHYTVPVISEVLSILATSAFVVTSFAAGLLTVSTASLQSVGAYSRPSSLMTSDPARNLFRIACHIQFFALTRWLPVTLPVEYYEFARGLQWSVPYFSLPWEMGSIHQFMMGPGSTTDPHSYGSKINDFGMKPGKYNVNKAAALYGLPLSPMEYRSIFGSQDLLPEAQYIVDPKYSNGWRDFNRSMFWLAVIGGSLILLHALVLFVLRLRKDREKKWSYGALVFPRFEIFLTILAIPCICKASVNIVKGGSSAGIAVGILLLGLVSFLLFALLLFLSIGITLGKLLQYKEVHQVGQKFHWYEELVRVTLGPGKRGQWTWKNSRDSRHIVMFGPLFEDLRGPPKYMLSQIAVGNPNKHPDKVIATDDETEDAEAPCIQKVFGILRIYFTFLEFVKRVCLGIVAGTYLKNSSSKSPIVVLLTISSFQLFFMLLKKPFIKKKVQLVEIISVACETGIFAACIVLIGRDSSRNETAIGITMLALFFIAFLAQLGNEWYALYRQTKRLGAEDKSFCSGLKAASIGFLLFFIPQRLIRKLESGAALLDRVLKETRDVTSSCDRFQSSGSRSSGTDRPWHRQFRELAKSSFSKDSNVTTSDPSTSRVRWSGFWNPKRSGSSSKDSSADFKSKPRGLHKDLEAIFASKS; this comes from the exons ATGGGTcgagaaaaattatttttgtggcTGATTTTGCATTTTTGTATTTTCGTCGTTTTGAGTAACGGAGTTCGATGCGATGGCTCAGAGGTTACTTTGAAGTTATTGACTACTCCGCGTGAATTCACAAACCGGAATTTTGCGAATTTTGCTTTTCAAGTTTTGGCCGGTGGTAATGGTGACATTTGTGCGGATTGTTCAACTAGTTGTAAG TTGGATGATTATGTGCCTGCAGTTTGTGAAGGTGGAGAAGTTTCTTACACACGGTTGCTTGATGGAAATCATACTTTTGAAGTTTGCACCAATGGATCTCTTGGAGTTGGATGTGCTCACTATAACTGGACTGTTG ACACTATCCCCCCTACAGCCTACATTACCACTCCAACATCTTTTACAAATGCTTCCAATGTTTCAGTGGATATAACTTTCACTGAGCCATGTTGGAGCCAAGGTGGTTTCGGATGTGCTTCCACGAATTCCTGCAAT CTTCTCGTTTATGGAGCTGGACAGGTCGTGCCAAACACACTCAATGTTATTGAGCCAGACCTAAAGTTTTCTGTTGTCGTGAGTCTGTCTACACGTGATCAGTATGGAAGAGTGATCTTGGTAATGGATAAAAACTTCTGTTCGGACCCTGCTGGAAACAAATTTAGAAGGACGGACAATTCAAGTTTATTTATACATTTTG ATAGAAGGACAGTGTTCGCTGACATAAGGACTCATATACCTGAAAGGCTACTTCAAATTGACAGTGAAACGAGAACCGTGCGAGCAACAAATAGTACTGAAAACATGGAGGTGTATTTGTACTTTAATGAACCAATTTCCAACTCATCTACGGAAATTTTGAATTCCCTGAGCATAAGTCAGGGATTGCTTACTCCCATTAGTGAAAATAGCTTTGGAGAACGTAGATTTGGATTTCAG GTTAGAGGTATATCACAGACAGCCATAGTGACATTGAGCGTAAGATCAGACTTAATATTAAGCTGGCAGGGAACCTCCATTGCTCCTGTAGCTCCTGTTACTTTTCTATACG ATATGCAACGGCCTGCTGTCAGGTTGAGCACAACATCTAGGATGAGGACCTGTGACGAGCAAATTCCTGTACTGATAAAGTTCGTTAAGCCAGTGTTTGGCTTTAATAGTTCTCATGTATCCATCTCTGGAGGGCAGTTGCAGAG CTTTCAAGAAATGAGTAGAAGCATGTACATTGTCAATATACAAGCCAGAGATGATTTTGTTTCTGTGAGCATCCCTGAAAATGTAACTGGTGATGTTGCTGGAAACATGAACCTACAATCTAATATTCTCCGGCTCAAGCACT ATACTGTACCGGTAATATCTGAAGTGCTTTCCATCTTGGCAACTTCTGCTTTCGTGGTTACGTCTTTTGCAGCAGGGCTCCTCACAGTTTCAACCGCAAGCCTCCAATCTGTTGGTGCATACTCAAGACCAAGCTCTTTAATGACATCTGATCCTGCTAGAAATCTTTTT AGAATAGCTTGTCACATCCAGTTTTTTGCGTTGACGAGATGGTTGCCAGTTACCTTGCCAGTTGAATACTATGAATTTGCGAGAGGCCTGCAATGGAGTGTTCCCTACTTCAGTCTCCCATGGGAAATGGGAAGCATCCATCAATTTATGATGGGACCGGGTTCAACAACAGACCCTCATTCATACGGCTCTAAAATCAATGATTTTGGAATGAAGCCAGGCAAATACAATGTTAACAAAGCTGCAGCATTATATGGGTTGCCACTTAGTCCTATGGAATATAGATCAATCTTCGGG AGCCAGGATCTTCTTCCGGAAGCTCAGTATATCGTGGATCCAAAATATTCTAATGG GTGGAGGGATTTCAACAGAAGCATGTTTTGGTTAGCTGTTATTGGGGGCAGCTTGATATTGTTGCATGCTTTGGTCCTTTTTGTTTTAAGACTGAGAAAGGACAGAGAAAAAAAGTGGAGCTATGGAGCCTTGGTTTTTCCAAGATTTGAGATCTTTCTTACAATTCTGGCTATACCTTGCATTTGCAAAGCCTCAGTAAATATAGTTAAAG GAGGATCATCTGCAGGAATTGCTGTTGGCATTTTGCTGTTGGGATTAGTATCATTTCTATTGTTCGCATTACTTTTGTTCCTCTCTATTGGAATAACATTAGGGAAGCTACTGCAGTATAAGGAGGTACACCAAGTAGGGCAGAAATTCCATTGGTATGAAGAATTAGTCCGAGTTACCCTAGGTCCTGGTAAAAGAGGTCAGTGGACATGGAAAAATTCGCGCGATTCTAGACATATAGTCATGTTTGGGCCTCTGTTTGAGGATCTAAGGGGTCCACCAAAGTATATGCTCTCTCAGATTGCAGTAGGAAATCCTAACAAGCATCCTGACAAAGTCATTGCAACAGACGATGAGACGGAAGATGCGGAAGCACCTTGCATCCAAAAGGTGTTTGGGATTCTAAGAATATACTTCACATTTCTTGAATTTGTGAAGCGTGTTTGTCTTGGAATTGTTGCTGGTACTTATTTGAAGAATTCATCTTCAAAATCTCCCATAGTTGTCCTGCTTACCATCAGTTCTTTCCAGCTATTCTTCATGCTTCTGAAGAAGcctttcattaaaaaaaaggttCAGCTGGTTGAGATCATCTCAGTTGCCTGCGAAACAGGTATTTTCGCTGCTTGTATTGTTCTCATAGGAAGAGATTCGTCCAGAAATGAGACAGCAATCGGTATCACCATGCTTGCGCTTTTCTTCATAGCATTTTTAGCTCAGCTTGGAAATGAATGGTATGCATTATACAGACAGACAAAGAGACTCGGTGCTGAAGACAAGTCTTTCTGCTCTGGTCTGAAAGCAGCATCAATTGGATTCCTCTTGTTTTTCATTCCTCAAAGATTGATCAGAAAGCTTGAAAGCGGGGCTGCACTGTTAGATCGTGTACTCAAGGAAACCAGGGATGTTACTTCATCTTGTGACAGGTTTCAGAGTTCTGGTAGTAGAAGCTCAGGTACCGATAGACCATGGCATAGGCAATTCAGAGAACTAGCAAAGTCCAGCTTTAGTAAAGATAGTAATGTAACTACAAGTGATCCGTCAACAAGTCGTGTCAGATGGAGTGGATTCTGGAACCCTAAGAGAAGTGGGAGCTCATCTAAAGATTCATCAGCAGACTTCAAGTCAAAACCAAGAGGATTGCACAAAGATTTAGAGGCTATTTTTGCTTCCAAGTCATAG
- the LOC125860436 gene encoding uncharacterized protein LOC125860436 isoform X1 codes for MATDDNENAGGVNALRRLKSTEPPLYLSASPELSEAARLACKYLYSSLKPYTPKSPFAQLLTDGFDAEQIWQQIDLQSEPLLTSLGRQIRQFEKKPEEISKSFNLGSGNSGKKNNLEREKEELALDGESEDFKDVDMNDSDDDDDDEEEEEEEVDEEEEGDDGEKSEDAEENGGVGGVEDKFFKIDELEEYMEYDEAREYGLKGKTKKTRSNKKKEEEEEEDGEEGDKEDEEEDDELGLMGLGDDEDEGTEIARYEDFFGSKKGTGQKKTVKSSDLSDDMGTDDDMIDDNDDNQKKQSLSTHEKELEKLRSTIEDMEKANLEEKSWTMQGEVTAARRPKNSALEVDLDFEHNVRPAPVITEEVTATLEEIIQKRIIEGRFDDVQKRPSLPSRAPRETKELDDNKSKKGLGEIYEEEYVQKTGLVSTAISFSDEQKKEATMLFKKLCLKLDALSHFHFTPKPVIEDMSIQANVPALAMEEIAPMAVSDAAMLAPEEVFTGKGDVKEETELTQAERKRRRANKKRKFKAESAKRTVKPVPENTLTNGVEGNDKS; via the exons ATGGCAACCGACGACAACGAAAATGCTGGCGGCGTTAATGCCCTCCGGCGGCTTAAATCAACTGAACCACCTCTTTATCTTTCAGCATCACCGGAACTCTCCGAAGCCGCTCGATTAGCTTGTAAGTACCTATACTCTTCTCTCAAACCCTACACTCCGAAGTCGCCCTTCGCTCAGCTCTTGACAGATGGTTTTGATGCCGAACAAATATGGCAGCAAATTGACCTTCAATCCGAGCCCTTACTTACATCCCTCGGTCGTCAAATCAGACAATTTGAGAAGAAACCGGAAGAAATTTCAAAGAGTTTTAATTTAGGTTCAGGTAACAGtggaaaaaagaataatttagaGAGGGAGAAAGAGGAACTGGCATTGgatggagaaagtgaagactTTAAAGATGTAGATATGAATGattctgatgatgatgatgatgatgaggaggaggaggaggaggaggtagATGAAGAAGAGGAGGGTGATGATGGTGAGAAGAGCGAAGACGCGGAGGAGAATGGTGGGGTAGGGGGAGTGGAAGATAAGTTTTTCAAGATAGATGAGTTGGAAGAGTATATGGAGTATGATGAAGCAAGGGAGTATGGATTGAAGGGAAAGACTAAGAAGACAAGAAGTAACAAGAaaaaggaggaggaagaggaagaagatggTGAAGAAGGCGACAAGGAGGACGAAGAGGAAGATGACGAG CTTGGGTTAATGGGCCTCGgagatgatgaagatgaaggTACAGAAATTGCCAG ATATGAGGACTTTTTTGGTTCGAAAAAGGGTACTGGACAGAAGAAAACTGTTAAATCATCGGATCTATCAGATGACATGGGAACCGATGATGACATGATTGATGATAATGATGACAATCAG AAGAAGCAAAGCCTTTCTACCCATGAAAAAGAGCTTGAAAAACTCCGATCTACAATTGAGGATATGGAGAAAGCAAACTTGGAAGAGAAGTCCTGGACTATGCAAGGAGAA GTAACTGCTGCAAGAAGGCCAAAGAATAGTGCATTGGAAGTTGATCTGGATTTTGAGCACAATGTGAGACCTGCCCCTGTAATCACTGAAGAGGTTACTGCAACACTTGAAGAAATAATTCAGAAACGTATCATTGAG GGCCGATTTGATGATGTTCAGAAGCGTCCTAGCTTGCCATCCAGAGCACCGCGAGAAACAAAAGAACTG GATGACAATAAAAGCAAAAAGGGACTTGGCGAAATTTATGAG GAGGAATATGTCCAGAAGACTGGCCTTGTGTCAACAGCAATATCCTTCTCAGATGAGCAGAAAAAAGAG GCCACTATGCTGTTTAAGAAACTGTGCTTGAAGTTGGATGCTCTGTCTCATTTCCACTTCACTCCAAAACCG GTGATAGAAGATATGTCTATACAAGCAAATGTCCCTGCACTTGCAATGGAAGAG ATTGCACCTATGGCGGTCTCTGATGCAGCTATGCTGGCTCCCGAGGAAGTATTTACTGGCAAAGGAGATGTTAAAGAAGAAACAGAGTTGACACAAGCAGAGAGAAAAAGGAGGAGGGCgaacaagaaaaggaaatttaAAG CTGAGTCAGCAAAAAGAACAGTAAAGCCGGTTCCAGAAAATACATTAACTAATGGTGTTGAGG GTAATGATAAGTCATAA
- the LOC125860070 gene encoding uncharacterized protein LOC125860070: MAHILTVFFFITTFQTLSVLHGVYSHGNAHKCRSYCGNLTVDYPFAIQSGCGHSGYRDLLFCINDVLMLHISSGSYRVLDIDYAYESLTLDDPHMSTCSSIVFGHRGNGFVVERWREPYLNPTADNVFMLLGCTAESPLFQGFPGKHLPCRNVSGMGCEEYYGCPGWDIIGPKKVGVVYGSGPPDCCAVSFEAIKAINLTKLSCQGYSSAYSLAPLRVDGPHGWSYGIRVKYSVEGDDSFCKACEATGGSCGYDVNDFSSLCMCGSWNSTSNCDSVHSASHRRTWSLMDALTGLVECIAIWKLSATLGL, translated from the exons ATGGCACATATACTCAcagtttttttcttcattactACATTTCAAACTCTATCAGTACTCCATGGAGTTTACAGCCATGGCAATGCACATAAATGCAGATCATACTGTGGAAACTTAACAGTAGATTACCCTTTCGCAATTCAATCCGGCTGCGGCCATTCCGGTTACAGAGATCTCCTTTTTTGCATCAACGATGTTTTAATGCTTCACATTAGCTCTGGATCCTATCGCGTATTGGACATTGATTACGCTTACGAATCCCTAACCTTAGACGATCCTCACATGTCAACTTGCTCGTCGATAGTATTCGGCCATCGCGGCAACGGCTTCGTCGTTGAGCGGTGGCGAGAGCCGTATTTAAACCCTACGGCGGATAATGTGTTTATGCTGCTAGGTTGTACGGCGGAATCGCCGCTGTTCCAAGGGTTTCCGGGGAAGCATTTGCCGTGCCGGAATGTTTCCGGGATGGGCTGTGAGGAGTATTATGGGTGTCCGGGCTGGGATATTATTGGGCCAAAAAAAGTGGGGGTAGTGTATGGATCAGGTCCACCTGATTGTTGTGCAGTTTCGTTTGAAGCTATTAAGGCTATTAATTTGACTAAACTTAGTTGTCAAGGGTATAGTAGTGCTTATAGTTTAGCTCCATTGAGAGTGGATGGACCTCATGGATGGTCTTATGGGATAAGAGTGAAGTATTCAGTTGAAGGAGATGACTCATTTTGTAAAGCTTGTGAGGCAACAGGAGGATCTTGTGGCTATGATGTTAATGATTTTAGCAGTTTGTGTATGTGTGGATCATGGAATTCTACTTCCAATTGTGATTCAG TCCACTCAGCTTCGCACAGAAGAACTTGGTCGTTAATGGATGCACTAACAG GACTTGTTGAATGTATTGCCATCTGGAAGCTCTCCGCCACACTTGGACTGTAG